One window from the genome of Hydra vulgaris chromosome 02, alternate assembly HydraT2T_AEP encodes:
- the LOC136076789 gene encoding uncharacterized protein LOC136076789, with product MRMTNYVLEKLLNTLPVGEDETTVASHHRDMKTEYSKLRPDINMLLDRQHRSWPTRAKDFEFNLCTVDLKANYPWLSIPRLFLNEMKLRFSKDLDKELHQWMGAMGNNVVNLAKSKYKDEYVVAISAEIECEIDDNLKKDAILNAAVLLLPRLFNESIDCLVTFDCQPIQLTPTIKMPNRQKLTTKDCSVILDRCTIIEHCSDIDVSLAMACVFASYYIFNIEYPVRLKNTLLFFEHIVFGLSNKECPVTVCRMANTLNKK from the exons ATGCGGATGACCAATTATGTGCTAGAAAAGTTG ctTAATACACTGCCTGTTGGTGAAGACGAAACAACTGTTGCCAGTCATCACCGTGATATGAAAACTGAGTATAGTAAGCTTCGTCCAGATATTAATATGCTTCTTGATCGTCAACATCGCAGTTGGCCAACTAGAGCCAAAGATTTTGAATTCAATCTTTGCACAGTTGATTTAAAAGCTAACTATCCTTGGCTTTCTATCCCTAGATTG tttctaaatgAGATGAAATTAAGATTTTCAAAAGACCTTGATAAAGAGCTCCACCAATGGATGGGTGCCATGGGAAATAATGTTGTCAACCTTGCTAAGTCTAAGTATAAAGATGAATATGTTGTTGCAATATCTGCTGAAATTGAGTGTGAAATTGATGACAATTTGAagaaag aTGCCATATTAAATGCTGCAGTTCTCTTATTGCCAAGATTGTTCAATGAATCAATTGATTGCTTGGTAACATTTGATTGTCAGCCGATACAGCTCACACCAACCATAAAAATGCCTAATAGACAAAAACTGACAACTAAAGACTGCAGTGTTATTTTGGATAGGTGTACAATAATTGAACATTGTAGCGATATTGATGTGTCATTAGCAATGGCATGTGTTTTTGCTtcttactatatttttaatattgaatatcCTGTTAGACTGAAAAAtacattattgttttttgaacatATTGTATTTGGATTATCAAATAAAGAATGTCCTGTAACTGTATGCAGAATggcaaatactttaaataag AAATGA
- the LOC136075899 gene encoding uncharacterized protein LOC136075899, giving the protein MAASNDILCFTCCTCGAQKNSLNKYLQHLYIMHEHTVGFLQMCNIDGCPAKYPSVKSLRQHMRRKHSFFYNAAQINESKNINCETILPVEQNLFTFDNTIEEFDNITDRNNQATRYFHSNLDCTSMSPLDNLLSNIQQHFAMFIVSIAERHSIPSVVQINVANEVQSLLTYFNNCFSNLIKQQLGNKFIYSSDFNELLNCDLLLDTVLSKVNSSKKIISFSKSHLGLILPVEIKLHSIIDNLYQDNLTASKSETFQYIPILPLLKKLVENEFIWNSIKRKLEKDESNNTNLLCSYSDGLTFKKHDVFKDDKYALRIHLYCDEFEVCNPIGAHRTVHKLSAFYFFLGNIEEQHISQLQNINLCILVKEKFIKKYKTYKQVLRPLIQDLLTLQNEGILATVDGKQIRLFGGIATISADNLSAHALAGFRRVFNSGRFCRQCMTSYADKNRVMTECDTRIRTDEMHHYHLAAISGQGLISSSMYGVEKRCPLLDLSYFNVTQSFPPDIMHDVLEGIIPQLISLILIKFKEQHLITVEQINTELNIFEIGRNDKKNKPVPFVARNGTSINFVGSASQKFCMFRLLPFIIGNHIPTSNMYWLLYLQLRDIADYIFAPKISKTVLSYLQFLVEHFLQNFIELFPNNLTPKFHFMLHYARLINEYGPLRYLWCMRFEAKHLYFKKLASVIRNFKNISYSLAKRHQLRQCWEMTSSDFFKENYKSSNLCSITFDSLSTCIQEKLMSFFVNDVFDKKETL; this is encoded by the coding sequence atggcTGCAAGTAATGATATCTTATGTTTTACTTGTTGTACATGTGGTGCACAGAAAAATTCGCTTAACAAGTATTTGCAACATTTGTATATTATGCATGAACATACGGTTGGTTTTTTACAAATGTGCAATATTGATGGTTGTCCTGCTAAATACCCTTCTGTCAAAAGTTTACGTCAACATATGCGCAGGAAGCATAGTTTCTTTTACAATGCAGCTCAAATCAATGAGtctaaaaatattaactgtGAAACAATATTACCAgttgaacaaaatttattcaCTTTTGATAACACAATTGAAGAGTTTGATAATATCACTGACCGTAACAATCAAGCTACTAGATATTTTCATTCTAATTTAGATTGCACTTCTATGTCTCCACTAGACAATCTGCTTAGTAATATACAGCAACATTTTGCAATGTTTATAGTATCAATAGCAGAAAGGCATTCGATACCATCTGTTGTGCAAATTAATGTAGCCAATGAAGTTCAATCTTTGCTGACatattttaacaattgtttttcCAATCTTATAAAGCAGCAACTTGgcaacaaatttatatatagtagtgattttaatgaacttttaaattgtgATTTGCTTTTGGATACAgttttatctaaagttaattctagcaaaaaaattatttcatttagcaAGTCTCATTTAGGTCTTATTTTGCCAGTAGAAATAAAATTGCACAGCATAATAGACAATTTATATCAAGATAACTTAACAGCATCAAAAAGTGAAACTTTTCAGTATATACCAATTTTACCAttgctaaaaaagttagttGAAAATGAGTTTATCTGGAATTCAATCAAACGAAAACTTGAAAAAGATGAGTCtaataatacaaatttgttATGCTCATATTCGGAtggtttaacttttaaaaaacatgatgtttttaaagatGACAAGTATGCATTAAGAATTCATTTATATTGTGATGAGTTTGAGGTGTGTAATCCTATAGGTGCCCATCGTACAGTACATAAACTCTCggctttttactttttcttaggGAACATTGAAGAACAACATATTTCACAgcttcaaaatataaacttatgtaTTCTTGTAAAAGAAAAGTtcattaagaaatataaaacttacaaGCAAGTTTTAAGACCGTTAATTCAGGATTTGCTGACATTGCAAAATGAAGGTATTTTAGCCACTGTTGATGGTAAGCAGATTCGATTATTTGGAGGTATTGCAACTATATCTGCTGATAATCTTTCTGCTCATGCACTTGCTGGTTTTCGTCGCGTTTTTAATTCAGGGCGTTTTTGTCGTCAGTGTATGACTTCTTACGCTGACAAAAATAGAGTTATGACTGAATGCGATACGAGAATTCGAACTGATGAAATGCACCATTATCACTTGGCTGCGATTTCTGGTCAAGGTCTCATTTCTTCAAGTATGTATGGAGTTGAAAAACGCTGTCCTTTACTCGATCTATCATACTTTAATGTTACACAGTCTTTTCCACCGGACATTATGCACGATGTGTTAGAAGGTATCATACCACAATTAATAagcttaattttaataaagtttaaagagCAACACCTTATTACAGTGGAACAGATTAATACGgaacttaatatttttgaaattggtagaaatgacaaaaaaaacaagCCGGTACCATTTGTTGCACGTAATGGTACTTCTATCAACTTTGTTGGTTCTGCGTCACAAAAGTTTTGTATGTTTCGTTTACTGCCGTTTATAATTGGCAATCACATACCAACATCCAATATGTATTGGTTGCTATATTTACAGCTTCGAGATATTGCAGATTACATATTTGCTCCAAAAATTTCCAAAACTGTATTGTCGTACCTTCAATTTTTAGTAGAGCACTTTTTGCAGAATTTCATTGAACTGTTTCCCAATAATTTAACACCTAAATTTCATTTCATGCTTCATTATGCTCGTCTAATCAATGAATATGGACCTTTGCGGTATTTATGGTGTATGCGTTTTGAAGCAAAACACTTGTATTTCAAAAAGTTGGCTTCTGTtattagaaatttcaaaaacataagCTACTCGCTTGCAAAACGACATCAGCTACGACAGTGTTGGGAAATGACATCCTCTGACttctttaaagaaaattataaaagttctaATCTGTGTTCAATTACTTTTGATAGTTTGTCAACTTGTATTCAGGAGaaattaatgtctttttttgtcaatgatgtttttgataaaaaagaaactctttaa